A region of the Candidatus Goldiibacteriota bacterium genome:
CTGTTTCCACCAGCCGCGCACATATGAAATTTCCTCGCCCTGCGGGAGCCTTTTCTGCCCCGGATAAGGCATACTTGTTTTGCAGTCAGGGTATCCCGTGCAGCTGAAGAACTTGCCGAACTTTCCCTGCTTTAACACCATCTGTTTGCCGCACTTGGCGCATAATATTTTCTCGCTCATCTTATCCTCCGTATTTTAATTGCGGACTTATTGTCCAAACATTCCTTTAAGCATGTCAGCCGCTTCCTGCGCCGCTTTTTCCTGCATCTTACCGCCCACATCTTCATCTTCATCCACGCTGTCATCCTGCGCGGCTTTTTTATTTCCTGCCTTTTTAACATCCGGCTGCATGCCTTTTAACAAATTTTCCATATCAACCATTTTTATATCGCCGGGAATTTCAAAAAGCGAATCTGCCAGTTTAACATCTTTTTTCAGTGATATAACATCGCTTGTGTACTTTGACTTATCCCCTTTTAAAGTTTCTGATACCGTCCTGTAAATAAAACCGTCTTTCCCCCTCCACTCTTTAACTTTCATATCGCCCCCGTCTTCATCAACAGTGTACTGCCATATTTCGCACATAACGCCGTTAACTTTCTCAGAGCCGGTTTTTTTTGCTTTATCCCTGTATTGTGCCTGTACGTTTGAAATCTTCTGCGGATTGGCGTCGCTTTTATTTGAGTATTTAAAACCGCTTTTGCTCTGCGGCATGTACATGTACGTTGCTTCATTTGTTACAATTATTACCTGTTCTTCGTTTTTGCCCGAATCCGGGTTTTTATAAATACCTTCTATCCTCATCTTATTACTCTTATAAAATACTTTCTGGTCCATTTTCATCGGGTATGCGCCTTCAACAACAGTTTTTACTTCCCAGGAAGCGCTTTTGTAAGGAATGTATTTAAAAACATTTTCCGCGGAAACTGAAAGCACAAAAACAGAAATTAAAACAAACAGCAACAGTAACTTTTTCATCTGACTCTCCTTAAATTTTATTATCAAGCGATGAGGGTTCTATATATTTTACCCCGTGCTTTTTACTTATCATATTTGCGGCAATCCTTCCGGATTCATAAATTGTCGGAAGCCCGCTTCCCGGGTGCGTGCCGCCGCCTGTCAGGTAGCAGTTGTCCAGGCATTCAAACTTATTACGCGGCCTTAAATACAGCATCTGCGTAAGGTTGTGGCCAAG
Encoded here:
- a CDS encoding DUF4412 domain-containing protein; translation: MKKLLLLFVLISVFVLSVSAENVFKYIPYKSASWEVKTVVEGAYPMKMDQKVFYKSNKMRIEGIYKNPDSGKNEEQVIIVTNEATYMYMPQSKSGFKYSNKSDANPQKISNVQAQYRDKAKKTGSEKVNGVMCEIWQYTVDEDGGDMKVKEWRGKDGFIYRTVSETLKGDKSKYTSDVISLKKDVKLADSLFEIPGDIKMVDMENLLKGMQPDVKKAGNKKAAQDDSVDEDEDVGGKMQEKAAQEAADMLKGMFGQ